Genomic window (Vigna unguiculata cultivar IT97K-499-35 chromosome 10, ASM411807v1, whole genome shotgun sequence):
aaaaataataaatatgatattaaatttaaatcttatattataaattataaagaaagaaatacgAAATTAAGTTATAAAGCGTGATCATGTTagacatttaaaaattataaattgtaatcattaattttaaaaattattctttgATAAACCAGTTCTTTGTTTTCCAGGGGACAtgaaatagtttttttcttctttttccaactttaaatattttttactataaaaaaatctcaaaacattttttttaatttattttaaaatacttataaatttgttattaaaaaaattataaaaaattgttgttaattattttgtaaaatattttgataaaatatttttcacaataaattttataagaaatacttacaaattttataattttgtagaaaataattatttatgaaaaaattatctgttaagatttaaaaaaaaatgaaaagaatgttttcttgtaaatttttttaataaatttgcaaattaaaaaaaatctcattaatGTAAAAATTTTAGTAGTATTTTATGAAACtgttaaatatatacaaatagttttttttttttttctttaaatgtttCAGTAAATGTATTagataaaactattaaaattaactttttcttaACCTTCTTTTTGGACAAACTAGCTGAATTTACcagaaaatttttattacataacaTGCTTATGTATTATTTGTTATGTACACCTTTAATATGTTATTGATGGTTTTTCTTCgacttattttaaataatgaatgttttccttttttaccaaaaaaaaaaagagtcaaTAATGTTAATCACTCGTGTGTGGAATACtggtttataaaataaaggacaaaatgttaataaaaaataagtgaaaatgTACCAAAAATTCAGTACACcaaaatactatattatattataactcACTagtgattataaaaataaaataaaaagtaaaaaacttCTTTTGGTCGGTGTCTATTAATGTGAAAAAGGTTTCATATGATGCCATGTGCATAAAGTTCAATCACAAATTTCACTATTGCATTTACCTTGACACCTTACTATTGAATAAAGATATTACACATTaacacttaattttgttaactttctaaaaatgttatatatatatatatatatatatatatatatatatatatatatatatatatatatatatatatatatataagaaatacaAACATTCACTCTTTTTCTTAAatgaaaaatctttttttaattaggattaaatatgattttggtctcttaagttaattttaaaattagtctatttcaaaattttgaaccaatttagtatTTCATCTTTTGagatacatgaatttagtccttttaatcaaattttgttaagtttattcgacatttcaaacgcattttataatagtatttaactttacattaaagcaaaattgtgtcaaatagtataaacaactcaaatataatcctAAAATACGTACGAACCattaaataaacctaataatttgattaaaatgactaaatctatatattttaaaaaataagaactaaattaatttaaagtttcaaaataaactaattttaaaattcattaaaaattaaggaataaaaatatatttaatcctttccgttaaattattcttttaataactttaaaaaaattagatgctGCACACATTTATActctaatttgtatttttatcaatgATCAGTGATAAAGTaacattttgtttattttccattattaaCATTTTACTGACATTAACCAGTAATCTGTAAAGAAAATATGCACtgattgtttaaaatttttattaggtTAGTGCATGGATTTTACTGACATTAACCAGTAACCAGTAATCtgcaattttgtttaaaactaTGAATGCACACATTACCATAAATATACTCTGCAGAATCATTTaagaaaggagaaaggaaaACAATTCAAACATCTCTCTCATGGAATAATATTGTAtcaagtaaattttttaaatatatttttttagtgcaCTCAAGAATgtatatcatatataatatatatccaatacgttaatattaattttaaaaataatataatactacACGTGATAtatctatattaaaatatacaataattttaaaaaatatgataaacatacgattattttttgtatgaattcaaattaaaatcacatatattaaaattattaacataaaaattataaattattatcaaaaaaattattattattttatatattaaaaagtttattaataagtatatgtaaaatattgtaaaatattaattaaattaaagtatttgtATATCTAATTGTATATACGTGAgaatatattcaaacttgttGTCTCATAAGAATTAATTACCACTTttcacacacacgcacacaaaAAATGGGATGCACCAATAATGGTGGTTCAATATTTACcaaatttagttaattttgaTTCTGTATTGTCGCCTCTTGAATCTTCTCTGAGAAATATCTCACTATATATTTTCATTggttttttctctattattagTCAtagaatatttattaattttactgattataatttttacagAAAACTCGATTGAACATTTCACTAatcgttattattatttttcatttataaagcTGAAACATTTTGTCCATCAAAGATTAAGTTGAATTATGTAAAAAAGCATTCATAAAAtcttaatttactattttttttcttcaattaaacATGAAAACAAGACACAATAATTgtaaatagattaaaaaataaaacagaacacatataGAAGAAGTCAAGTGAAGAGATGATTGTGCTTTTCCACGAACACGAACACGACGCGATTAGAATGCAATGTTGTAGAATAATATGAAAAGTTTAAacatgcatgtttttttttttcttcgttcGTCCCTTGTTAAAAGGAGACACTGACTCACTCATATCCATTCTCACTTCTCCTTTCTCGGATCTCTCTCACaccctttctctcttttcttcttctccttcattttCCTTTGGCAAGGTAGTGTTTTTCGCTCTTCTTTCTATTTCCACACGCTCTGTTCATTTTTCTGCCATTTCTATTCTGAAGTATTCTTCCCCAATTCTAAGCCCTTTTGATCCACCCCGCGATCTGATCTAACTCTTTCATCTCTCAAATTAGTAATCTTTCTGTGTAGTGCACTTCAACTCCGCTAGATAAAACATGGGTGCTTTTTTTCACGTTTGTGTGATCTAATGCGAAGTGGGGTTGTGTGGATTTGCATTGCAGGTGGGAGATGGCGCAAATTCTGCTTCACGGGACTCTCCACGCCACCATCTACGAGGTTGATGAGCtccatggtggtggtggcggcaATTTTTTCAGCAAGGTATTTGTTTTAGGCCTGTTTGGATCTTGCTGAATCTGGTGCTTTAACTGTTGGTTTTGAGTCACAGTGTGTTGGATTTGGTATGTGTTTCCATTTGTGTTGAAAATTCATAAATCGAAGATGACACTGCTTCCTTTGAAGGATCCGGGATTTGTTTGAATTTGATCATTTGTGATAGTATGATAGTACCATGAACTGATAAATTAAGAACGAAAGGAACATTACTTGATAGTGTATTGTGTGATTGTTTGATGTATCACAATAATAAGGAAAATGAAGTTGATGCAATTCTGAGATTTTCTGTGAACCTTGGTGCAAATGATTAATCGGTTTAAATTTGTTATCCGGTTTCAACTTTTGTGACAATGATCTAGTACTGCAAATTATTTACAAATCTGTCTGTGAATTCTATCTGGAAATTAATTGTGCCGACATTTAAGAGATTTTGTTATTAAGAAAATGAGAATGTTAATCCATGTTAGTGTTCGTAGTCAAGGTTTCTGGAAAGGaatcataatttaaattgtgATTTAACAGTTTGCTCAACATGAATCAAATTGTTGACTTTAGTTGGGATTATCTTATTCATCCATCTGGTGTTTTACTTCAGTGGCCATTAATTTACCTTATGTAACCCTTGTTACACATATGCTTTATTTAATTGTAGAATTGACTATGCTAGAGCCTTAGTTTGGATTTTACTTAGTGACTTAACAGATTTTATAGTTCTGAAAGCTGGATTGAGTCTTTCTGAAGTGTGAGCAAAAATTTGTTGTGTtatctattaattaattttcggCAAGCCACATTTATTCAATTATGGACCTTTCCCCTTGCTCCTTTCCTTTCATTCCTTTATCATTGCAGGCATGTTATTATCATCTACTATTCATTAGTATTTCAGTTGATTTAGATTTGCTCCTTTATTTTCCTAATCACTGTTATTGACTCATTTAATGCTTATTCTGCTACAGCTCAAGCAAAACATTGAGGAGACTGTAGGTATTGGAAAGGGAGTTACTAAACTCTATGCAACCATTGATCTGGAGAAGGCAAGAGTAGGAAGGACTAGAATTATAGAAAATGAAACTACTAATCCCAAATGGAATGAGTCTTTTCACATTTATTGTGGCCATCTGgcttcaaatattatatttactgTGAAAGATGATAATCCCATTGGGGCAACACTAATTGGAAGAGCATATGTGCCAGTTTCTGAGGTCTTGGATGGCCATGAAATAGATAAGTGGGTTGAAATCTTGGACACAGAAAAAAACCCAATAGAAGGGGGTTCAAAGATCCATGTGAGGCTGCAATATTTTGATGTCTTAAAAGACCGCAACTGGGCAAGAGGAATCAGAAGTCCAAAATACCCTGGAGTTCCCTATACTTTCTTCTCACAGAGGCAAGGATGTAAGGTATTTCTGTACCAAGATGCTCATGTACCTGATAACTTTGTACCTAAAATACCTCTTGCTGGAGGTAAGAACTATGAGGCTCATAGGTGTTGGGAGGATATATTTGATGCAATCACTAATGCAAAACACTTGATATACATTACTGGTTGGTCTGTTTATACTGAAATTTCCTTGATAAGGGATTCTAGGCGGCCAAAAGCCGGGGGAGACCAAACAATTGGTGAGCTTCTGAAGAAAAAGGCAAGTGAAGGTGTTAGGGTGTTGATGCTTGTTTGGGATGATAGAACATCAGTTGGTTTGTTGAAAAAAGATGGATTGATGGCTACTCACGATGAAGAAACTGAGCAGTTCTTCAGGGACACTGATGTGCACTGTGTTTTATGCCCCCGCAATCCTGATGATGGCGGGAGCATTGTTCAAGATTTACAAATTTCTACCATGTTTACTCATCACCAGAAGATTGTGGTGGTTGACAGTGCTTTGCCTGGTGGAGGAGGGTCAGACAAGCGAAGAATTGTGAGTTTTGTTGGGGGTCTTGACCTCTGTGATGGAAGATATGACACTGCCTTCCACTCACTTTTCAGAACCCTAGACACAGCACACCATGATGATTTTCATCAGCCTAACTTTCCTGGTGCTGCAATCACAAAAGGTGGTCCCAGGGAACCATGGCATGACATTCACTCCCGGGTCGAAGGACCGATAGCTTGGGATGTTTTGTTCAACTTTGAGCAGAGATGGAGAAAGCAAGGTGGGAAGGATATACTTGCTCCACTGAGAGAACTTGAAGATGTCATTATTCCCCCATCCCCAGTAACTTTTCCTGATGATCATGAGACCTGGAATGTGCAGTTATTTAGATCTATTGATGGTGGGGCTGCTTTTGGGTTCCCAGATACTCCTGAAGATGCTGCCAAAGCAGGGCTTGTTAGTGGGAAGGATAACATCATTGATCGTAGCATTCAAGATGCTTATATTCATGCGATTCGACGTGCCAAGAATTTCATCTACATTGAAAATCAATATTTCCTTGGAAGCTCTTTTTCCTGGAGCAATGATGATATTAAGCGTGAAGAGATTGGTGCATTGCATCTAATCCCAAAGGAACTTTCCCTTAAGATTGTTAGTAAGATTGAAGCTGGGGAAAGGTTTGCCGTGTATGTTGTAGTCCCTATGTGGCCAGAGGGTATCCCAGAAAGTTCATCAGTTCAGGCAATATTGGATTGGCAAAAGAGAACAATAGAGATGATGTACAAGGATGTTGTTCAGGCACTGAGAGCTAAGGGAAGCGATGAAGATCCGCGAAACTATTTGACATTCTTCTGCCTTGGAAATCGAGAGGTGAAAAAATCAGGAGAATATGAACCTGCTGAACAACCAGAACCTGATTCAGATTATCAGAGAGCTCAAGAAGCCCGGCGTTTCATGATTTATGTTCATACCAAGATGATGATTGGTAAGTATGCTATATTTTTGTGAACAAGATCT
Coding sequences:
- the LOC114165749 gene encoding phospholipase D alpha 1: MAQILLHGTLHATIYEVDELHGGGGGNFFSKLKQNIEETVGIGKGVTKLYATIDLEKARVGRTRIIENETTNPKWNESFHIYCGHLASNIIFTVKDDNPIGATLIGRAYVPVSEVLDGHEIDKWVEILDTEKNPIEGGSKIHVRLQYFDVLKDRNWARGIRSPKYPGVPYTFFSQRQGCKVFLYQDAHVPDNFVPKIPLAGGKNYEAHRCWEDIFDAITNAKHLIYITGWSVYTEISLIRDSRRPKAGGDQTIGELLKKKASEGVRVLMLVWDDRTSVGLLKKDGLMATHDEETEQFFRDTDVHCVLCPRNPDDGGSIVQDLQISTMFTHHQKIVVVDSALPGGGGSDKRRIVSFVGGLDLCDGRYDTAFHSLFRTLDTAHHDDFHQPNFPGAAITKGGPREPWHDIHSRVEGPIAWDVLFNFEQRWRKQGGKDILAPLRELEDVIIPPSPVTFPDDHETWNVQLFRSIDGGAAFGFPDTPEDAAKAGLVSGKDNIIDRSIQDAYIHAIRRAKNFIYIENQYFLGSSFSWSNDDIKREEIGALHLIPKELSLKIVSKIEAGERFAVYVVVPMWPEGIPESSSVQAILDWQKRTIEMMYKDVVQALRAKGSDEDPRNYLTFFCLGNREVKKSGEYEPAEQPEPDSDYQRAQEARRFMIYVHTKMMIVDDEYIIIGSANINQRSMDGARDSEIAMGGYQPYHLANTQPARGQVYGFRMSLWYEHLGMLHDTFQRPESEECINKVNQIADKYWDLYSSESLERDLPGHLLRYPIGVASEGEVTELPGFEFFPDTKARILGAKADYLPPILTT